Proteins from one Desulfonema limicola genomic window:
- a CDS encoding CHAT domain-containing protein → MIGKSSAVRKQPIFPIGIILEREKYRIEGKHDSSFERSARDEWLKEWSGELLEPFRKLSNLVIKYDTCDFSATEKSKQFADQYTEQLITLGRQAFNQFFEDHDAYEFFMKRISLFKKIGSYVSPFFWSREIPYPWEVFYPREIGKDEDPVSFFWGMSYPLGRNLTKDPFDYHVEEQQAECDMLFGLHKELTYARQKEWPGLKELVIKNSTDAIHVLGGDVGLCLAADNTCNDTDLLKYLFNANHNMVHFACHCKRKEKDDFLKLSWIEGAINITDAEISGNIASIRLSPRTFLNEFGTFKRQQPLVFLNACQTTGEIDDVTLDFNLPRKFIISKAAAVIATMCPIPDLFAADFAHKFYEFFLKENMEIGEALRAARWFFWEKYNNPLGLAYGLYSSPFYKVAKPMSQGGLI, encoded by the coding sequence ATGATAGGTAAAAGCAGCGCAGTTCGTAAACAGCCGATTTTTCCCATTGGCATTATTCTGGAACGGGAAAAATATCGTATAGAAGGAAAACATGATTCTTCCTTTGAACGATCTGCCAGAGATGAATGGCTAAAAGAATGGAGCGGGGAATTGCTGGAACCTTTCAGAAAACTCTCCAATCTGGTTATAAAATATGATACCTGTGATTTCAGTGCAACGGAAAAGAGTAAACAATTTGCAGATCAATATACAGAACAATTGATTACTCTGGGGCGTCAGGCTTTTAATCAGTTTTTTGAAGATCATGATGCATATGAATTTTTTATGAAAAGAATAAGTCTTTTTAAAAAAATAGGATCATATGTTTCCCCCTTTTTCTGGTCACGGGAAATTCCTTATCCCTGGGAGGTTTTCTATCCAAGAGAGATTGGCAAAGATGAAGATCCGGTCTCTTTTTTCTGGGGAATGAGTTATCCACTTGGCCGCAACCTTACCAAAGATCCTTTTGATTATCATGTGGAAGAACAGCAGGCAGAATGTGATATGCTGTTTGGATTGCATAAAGAACTGACTTATGCCCGGCAAAAAGAATGGCCCGGATTAAAAGAACTGGTCATCAAAAATTCCACAGATGCCATTCATGTGCTTGGGGGTGATGTAGGATTATGTCTTGCAGCAGATAATACCTGCAATGATACTGACTTGCTCAAATACCTTTTTAATGCAAATCACAATATGGTACATTTTGCATGTCACTGCAAACGGAAAGAAAAGGATGATTTTCTTAAGCTTTCCTGGATTGAAGGAGCCATAAATATCACAGATGCAGAAATCAGTGGCAACATTGCTTCCATTCGCCTGAGTCCCCGTACTTTTCTAAATGAGTTCGGAACCTTTAAAAGACAGCAGCCCCTGGTATTTTTAAATGCCTGCCAGACAACAGGGGAAATTGATGATGTTACCCTTGATTTTAATCTGCCGAGAAAATTTATCATCAGTAAAGCGGCTGCTGTTATTGCAACCATGTGCCCCATACCGGATTTGTTTGCTGCTGATTTTGCACATAAGTTTTATGAATTTTTTCTCAAAGAGAACATGGAAATCGGTGAGGCTCTCCGGGCTGCCCGGTGGTTTTTCTGGGAAAAATATAACAATCCCCTGGGATTGGCCTATGGCCTTTACAGTTCACCATTCTACAAAGTAGCCAAACCCATGTCACAGGGAGGTCTTATCTGA
- a CDS encoding CHAT domain-containing protein codes for MCLPIQRQAADSPRHELESLLITLSDDKYQFEKSPDIFKQSANKKWLIKQTGLLMKPLKNLVNLVVKSGTINFNENNELKQKANLYSKQLITLGHEAFNQFFEDNEAINLLIKKLAYRKTRNRLAAPCFCSNEIVFPWELFYPEYNDKNSHDNDPVKSFWGMQYPLGRNLTGKDIETHVIEQYPEANMLFGLYKNLPWARQDEWPRLKKLVMTDRGMIHVLGGDVGLCLAEDNTCDARELLKYLYNANHNMIHFACHCKQEPKDDSDNILLLSWVKCASHITDKCINGNVPSIRLSPRTFLNKRGTFSVQKPLVFLNACKSTGEIDDVTLDFNLPGKFVNCEAAAVIATICPVPDLFASAFANRFYELFLNDGIEIGEALRLTRLHFWEVYNNPLGLVYGLYSSPFYRVAIPLEQGGLI; via the coding sequence ATGTGTTTACCGATTCAAAGACAAGCTGCTGATTCTCCAAGACATGAGCTTGAATCATTACTGATAACTTTGTCTGATGATAAATATCAGTTTGAAAAGTCTCCTGATATTTTTAAGCAGAGTGCTAACAAAAAATGGCTGATAAAGCAAACAGGTTTGCTGATGAAACCTTTAAAAAATCTGGTGAATTTGGTCGTAAAATCAGGGACAATAAATTTTAATGAAAATAATGAATTGAAACAGAAAGCAAATTTATATTCAAAGCAACTGATCACATTAGGCCATGAAGCCTTTAACCAATTTTTTGAAGATAATGAGGCTATAAATCTCCTGATTAAAAAACTTGCATATCGTAAAACAAGAAATCGCCTTGCAGCACCTTGTTTCTGTTCAAATGAGATTGTATTCCCCTGGGAACTTTTTTATCCTGAATATAATGATAAAAATTCACATGATAATGATCCGGTTAAATCTTTTTGGGGGATGCAGTATCCCTTGGGCCGTAATTTGACTGGGAAGGATATTGAAACCCATGTGATTGAACAATATCCGGAAGCAAATATGCTATTCGGCCTGTATAAAAATCTGCCTTGGGCAAGGCAGGATGAATGGCCCAGGCTGAAAAAACTGGTTATGACAGATAGAGGAATGATCCATGTACTGGGCGGTGATGTGGGCCTGTGTCTTGCAGAAGATAATACATGTGATGCCAGAGAACTGCTTAAATATCTGTATAATGCAAATCATAACATGATTCATTTTGCCTGTCACTGCAAGCAGGAACCAAAAGATGATAGTGATAATATTCTGTTACTTTCATGGGTTAAGTGTGCTTCACATATCACTGACAAATGTATAAACGGCAATGTGCCTTCAATTCGGTTGAGTCCGAGAACTTTTCTTAATAAGCGGGGTACGTTTTCAGTGCAAAAGCCCCTTGTTTTTCTGAATGCCTGTAAGTCAACAGGTGAGATTGATGATGTTACCCTTGATTTTAACCTGCCCGGAAAATTTGTTAATTGTGAAGCAGCGGCTGTCATAGCAACCATATGCCCTGTACCGGATTTGTTTGCATCAGCCTTTGCAAACAGGTTTTATGAGTTGTTTTTAAATGATGGGATTGAGATTGGAGAAGCGCTTCGGCTTACACGTTTGCATTTCTGGGAAGTGTATAATAATCCATTGGGATTGGTTTATGGGCTTTATAGTTCTCCTTTTTATCGGGTGGCGATACCGTTGGAACAGGGTGGGCTTATTTGA
- a CDS encoding SUMF1/EgtB/PvdO family nonheme iron enzyme, with protein MTSFIQNFLPSFAANLAAMMIQVSGSGISQRFAKPGLQQAVKRCVEHSITILISTSDDLSPETDHILTDCFQDYFSSRAVIRELSKILRGKEPELEELIWLFEEAGYNEENLPGLNFTKGIQAFIAAFMTSAALEPELNSIIQAEQLIKQTKLQQEILDKIRKLVDFLRKDGGNDVMGIKAGQIEARNVISNLRIIYKRPPDPPVKFYITKIHHYLSTLIKGCDVLQLAAIDESCSADEAIRMSDVFVSTNLTQHRFPDQTIAESLTGKKVKSSSQDLSFKPAWASKFEGLEKYDPNNLPIQAVEAVGNMSRLVIIGRPGSGKSTLVNYITTRLALRNLSDTKISTDLTGFSEDESPLPVRIILRHFAAWISSDTKKGSAGLVWDYINHMLEQWGCNCYENMRMILQNWGGVIFFDGLDEVNEKDENSKRSIITESIYKFSLPLNNCRVIITCREYVYKKTDAWRLPEKIFPVSELALFDIEQIWEFTHIWYRVIGPQKEWNEAKQKSETENLYSAIKKMPYLKEIARYPLLLTLIAQVHGNYGYLPNDRADLYEKVVNLLLEHWDNRLIRDTDGTCRRESGLILRLGIRRIALRSVLEKIAFEAHEQQEEEKDRSGQCADISKRDLLESFNKELGVLDKAEKVIEYIRERTGLLTALDNRTYTFPHRTFQEYLAAAYIMRQSEFDVILIERVKRDLNWWREVFLLAASYSKSVPRNVSNMIDIMLPYEPEDNKVTPELAGFAQLAAQALVETDFIRFVEKEAEHGRFSRIFERIQLWLVESLKADETLKPMERVISGRSLAELGDPRKEVITLEHMEFCLVPAGGFNMGCEKEKHLIEYLDYDYWLSRHPVTNAQFDEFVRAGGYAQNLYWQEAESSGLWKAGKYENRITPNDFSKEFFNAPYNFSNHPVVGVSWFEALAFTRWLTDIWRNQGIIDKSQSVQLPSEAEWEKAARGGQIIPDTPKIVFAMDKAWEGDTFILTNPDPDRKFPWGNEIDTNKANYNETSINTTSAVGCFSSGVSPYGCMDMSGNVQEWTKSLWGKDLNNADFKYPYDPNDGREDESASQNTYRVLRGGNFFSNSEHVCCTHRGKDIPDNYRNNTGFRIVVTPAFRSKSQQKISTKTYYQYVIKTEPKVVPVGGMAKISIIIKPFENESDIPIIEIPSFETDLTMFLHLSHGFDCISPNVVSIPLETTTDGNIPQQGTDQLTSFLIRATDPVSTTTGTIEFLTKSGFQKKIPVTLQLAELDQEKIFYDSVPLKSRPVPHPDIIFLVHQFYDHAKSTLIYQYSIRRFGITSEETFNLQSRPVSADWINRIDRQLSMVLTTSQNGNSEEICYLLASLGQELAYHLCPNNMWQKFTEIGSRTMLILSPDNIRLPWELLHDGQNFLGQKLIIGRWPRKLNDQRPYEFPIGQLSIAYFAGVENTEIWQKMLQPPDQDAPQTEILPCGTLPGVDTFHSLHGLHLLRRGLRPDEQPDCLPELRDSKECETSMDTEKDEIELGQTKLYLSSNRPIVSLSFLNSGLSGMTNLEQKWAGSFISAGASAFVGPMWMVTPAVEAAFMRGFYSALWTGQSLGTAFRLGQKLARSAVPDSLDWMAYVLYGDPMARPYRPVKGDGYAVVQPVGRDIEDPVQPGEKIHFRVSLQQSPPVWHSDRLVEVSEELSFENLKANIATFDLPIEPADSVQMHKIGGDYRGWFTIHVPDDTSEGESLVQIELTEEGEPVHMLSFSLNIVVASGSNGGVSES; from the coding sequence ATGACATCATTTATTCAAAATTTCTTACCTTCTTTTGCAGCAAACCTGGCTGCTATGATGATTCAGGTTTCAGGATCAGGAATTAGCCAGCGTTTTGCTAAACCCGGATTGCAACAGGCTGTTAAACGATGTGTAGAACATAGCATCACAATACTTATCAGCACTTCAGATGACCTGTCGCCTGAGACTGACCATATTCTTACAGACTGTTTTCAGGATTATTTCAGTAGCAGGGCTGTTATCCGTGAATTGTCCAAAATCCTCCGTGGAAAAGAGCCTGAGCTTGAGGAGTTGATATGGTTGTTTGAAGAAGCCGGATATAATGAAGAAAATTTGCCGGGGCTGAATTTTACAAAAGGGATACAAGCATTTATTGCTGCTTTTATGACATCTGCAGCCCTTGAGCCGGAACTGAACAGTATTATCCAGGCAGAGCAACTTATCAAACAGACAAAACTTCAGCAGGAAATTCTAGACAAAATACGTAAGTTGGTTGACTTTCTCCGCAAAGACGGAGGCAATGATGTTATGGGCATTAAGGCAGGCCAGATTGAAGCCAGAAATGTGATTAGTAATTTACGGATCATTTATAAACGGCCGCCTGATCCCCCCGTCAAATTTTATATAACAAAGATACATCACTATCTCAGTACCCTTATAAAAGGGTGTGATGTTCTACAACTGGCAGCCATTGATGAATCCTGCTCGGCTGATGAAGCTATCCGCATGTCTGATGTGTTTGTATCAACGAACTTGACCCAGCATCGTTTTCCAGATCAAACCATTGCAGAATCCCTGACTGGCAAAAAAGTGAAATCATCAAGTCAGGATTTGTCTTTTAAACCGGCTTGGGCTTCAAAATTTGAGGGTTTAGAAAAATACGACCCTAATAATTTACCAATACAAGCTGTCGAAGCTGTCGGCAATATGTCTCGGTTAGTGATTATAGGGAGGCCTGGTAGTGGGAAAAGCACACTGGTCAACTACATTACCACTAGGCTGGCGTTGAGGAATCTGTCTGATACAAAAATATCTACTGATTTGACTGGATTTTCAGAAGATGAATCCCCCCTGCCGGTCAGGATTATACTGCGCCATTTTGCAGCTTGGATTTCCTCAGACACAAAAAAAGGAAGCGCAGGTTTGGTATGGGATTATATAAATCACATGCTTGAGCAGTGGGGATGTAATTGTTATGAAAATATGCGCATGATTCTGCAAAACTGGGGAGGTGTTATCTTTTTTGACGGTCTGGATGAGGTAAACGAAAAAGATGAAAACAGCAAACGTTCAATTATCACAGAGTCAATTTACAAATTTTCCCTGCCTTTAAATAATTGCCGTGTAATTATCACCTGTCGGGAATATGTCTATAAAAAAACAGATGCCTGGCGACTACCTGAAAAGATTTTCCCGGTTTCTGAACTGGCTTTGTTTGATATTGAGCAAATCTGGGAGTTTACTCATATCTGGTATCGGGTAATAGGCCCACAGAAAGAATGGAATGAAGCAAAACAGAAATCCGAGACTGAAAACCTGTATTCTGCCATTAAAAAGATGCCGTATCTCAAGGAAATAGCCCGATATCCACTGCTGCTGACTCTCATAGCGCAGGTTCACGGAAACTACGGTTATCTGCCAAATGATAGGGCAGACCTGTATGAAAAAGTTGTTAATCTTCTGCTGGAACATTGGGATAACAGGCTTATCAGGGATACTGACGGTACATGTAGAAGGGAGAGCGGTCTCATCCTGAGACTTGGAATCCGTAGGATTGCGCTCAGATCAGTTCTTGAAAAGATAGCTTTCGAAGCCCATGAACAACAGGAGGAAGAAAAAGACAGAAGCGGTCAATGCGCAGATATTTCAAAACGTGATCTGCTTGAAAGTTTCAACAAAGAGCTTGGCGTCCTTGACAAAGCTGAAAAGGTTATCGAATACATCCGTGAAAGGACTGGACTGCTTACAGCCCTGGATAACAGAACATATACATTCCCACATCGTACTTTCCAGGAATACCTGGCGGCAGCTTATATTATGAGGCAGAGTGAATTTGATGTTATTTTGATAGAAAGGGTAAAAAGAGACCTGAACTGGTGGCGTGAGGTTTTTCTGCTGGCTGCGAGTTATTCCAAAAGTGTCCCACGCAATGTATCAAATATGATTGATATTATGCTGCCATATGAACCAGAAGACAACAAAGTTACACCTGAGCTGGCCGGATTTGCACAACTGGCAGCACAGGCTTTGGTGGAAACAGATTTTATAAGGTTTGTGGAAAAAGAGGCAGAACATGGGCGGTTTTCAAGGATTTTTGAACGGATTCAGCTATGGCTGGTTGAGTCTTTAAAAGCTGATGAAACTTTGAAACCCATGGAAAGAGTAATATCCGGCAGATCACTTGCAGAACTGGGCGATCCACGTAAAGAAGTTATAACCTTGGAGCATATGGAGTTCTGCCTTGTGCCTGCGGGGGGTTTTAACATGGGATGCGAAAAAGAAAAGCATTTGATTGAATATTTAGATTATGATTACTGGTTATCCCGGCATCCTGTTACTAACGCTCAGTTTGATGAATTTGTCAGAGCAGGTGGATATGCCCAAAATCTTTATTGGCAAGAAGCTGAGTCATCTGGTTTATGGAAAGCAGGAAAATATGAAAATAGAATTACACCAAATGATTTTAGTAAAGAATTCTTCAATGCACCGTATAATTTTTCAAATCATCCGGTAGTCGGTGTATCCTGGTTTGAAGCACTTGCTTTTACTCGCTGGCTGACGGATATTTGGCGTAATCAGGGTATTATTGATAAAAGTCAGAGTGTACAACTACCTTCAGAAGCTGAATGGGAAAAAGCTGCCAGAGGTGGTCAGATTATACCAGATACACCGAAAATTGTTTTTGCAATGGATAAGGCATGGGAAGGCGATACATTTATACTGACTAATCCTGATCCGGATAGAAAATTTCCTTGGGGAAATGAAATTGATACAAATAAAGCAAATTATAATGAAACTTCAATTAACACAACAAGTGCAGTAGGTTGTTTTTCGTCTGGTGTCAGCCCTTATGGATGTATGGATATGTCAGGAAATGTTCAAGAATGGACAAAAAGCTTGTGGGGAAAAGATTTGAATAATGCTGACTTTAAATATCCTTACGATCCAAATGATGGTAGAGAAGACGAATCAGCATCTCAAAATACTTATCGTGTTTTGCGTGGGGGGAATTTTTTTTCAAACTCTGAGCATGTTTGCTGTACTCATCGTGGAAAAGATATTCCAGATAATTATCGAAATAACACTGGATTTCGAATAGTTGTTACTCCAGCTTTTCGTTCAAAAAGTCAGCAAAAAATAAGTACAAAAACTTATTATCAATATGTTATAAAAACAGAGCCTAAAGTCGTACCAGTGGGGGGTATGGCAAAAATATCAATTATTATAAAACCTTTTGAAAACGAATCAGATATTCCTATTATAGAAATTCCTTCCTTTGAAACAGACCTGACTATGTTTCTGCATTTATCACATGGTTTTGACTGCATCAGCCCTAATGTTGTCAGTATCCCACTTGAAACAACTACTGATGGAAATATACCCCAACAAGGAACAGATCAACTAACCAGTTTCCTTATCCGTGCTACCGATCCTGTATCTACAACAACTGGCACAATAGAATTCCTGACCAAATCAGGATTTCAAAAAAAAATCCCGGTTACATTACAGTTAGCTGAACTGGATCAGGAAAAAATCTTTTATGATTCTGTTCCTCTGAAAAGCCGACCTGTACCACATCCTGACATTATTTTTTTGGTACACCAGTTTTATGACCATGCCAAAAGCACTCTAATATACCAATATTCCATTCGCAGATTTGGTATTACATCAGAAGAAACCTTCAATCTTCAATCCCGCCCTGTATCTGCTGACTGGATTAATCGAATTGATCGTCAGTTATCAATGGTTCTAACCACCAGTCAAAACGGAAATTCAGAAGAAATCTGCTACCTTCTGGCATCATTGGGCCAGGAGCTTGCATACCATCTCTGCCCAAACAACATGTGGCAAAAATTTACCGAAATCGGTTCACGCACTATGCTCATATTATCCCCTGACAACATCCGGCTGCCTTGGGAATTGCTCCATGACGGTCAAAACTTTCTCGGTCAAAAACTGATTATAGGCCGTTGGCCCAGAAAACTAAACGATCAGCGCCCATATGAATTCCCAATCGGTCAGCTCAGTATTGCCTATTTTGCAGGTGTTGAAAATACTGAAATCTGGCAAAAGATGCTGCAACCACCTGATCAGGATGCACCCCAGACCGAGATTCTGCCCTGCGGAACCTTGCCGGGAGTTGATACTTTTCATTCTCTGCACGGGCTGCACCTGCTCCGTCGGGGTCTCAGACCGGACGAACAGCCCGACTGCCTTCCTGAATTACGGGACAGTAAAGAATGTGAAACCAGCATGGATACAGAAAAAGATGAAATTGAACTTGGACAAACCAAGCTCTATCTGAGCAGCAATCGCCCAATTGTATCCTTAAGTTTTCTCAACTCCGGTTTATCCGGTATGACAAACCTGGAGCAAAAATGGGCAGGCAGTTTTATAAGTGCAGGGGCCAGTGCTTTTGTAGGCCCAATGTGGATGGTAACACCGGCAGTTGAGGCCGCTTTTATGCGTGGATTTTACTCTGCTTTATGGACAGGTCAATCACTGGGCACAGCCTTTCGGCTGGGGCAAAAACTTGCCCGATCAGCCGTTCCCGATTCCCTGGACTGGATGGCATATGTGTTATACGGTGATCCTATGGCACGTCCTTACCGCCCGGTTAAAGGTGATGGTTATGCAGTAGTCCAGCCTGTGGGAAGGGACATTGAAGACCCTGTTCAGCCTGGTGAAAAAATACACTTCCGTGTGAGCCTTCAACAATCCCCGCCAGTATGGCACTCGGACAGACTTGTTGAAGTAAGTGAAGAACTGTCCTTTGAGAATCTGAAAGCCAATATCGCCACCTTTGATCTGCCAATAGAACCGGCTGACAGCGTGCAGATGCATAAAATCGGCGGAGATTACAGAGGGTGGTTTACGATCCATGTGCCGGATGACACTTCGGAAGGAGAGTCACTTGTACAGATTGAATTAACAGAGGAAGGAGAACCTGTTCATATGCTGAGTTTCTCCCTAAACATTGTTGTTGCATCGGGCAGCAATGGCGGGGTATCTGAATCATGA
- a CDS encoding ligand-binding sensor domain-containing protein, translated as MTNKNDTALPVLREAFLPVLLPDLGPQHKQAVPRFSDWKSLVHQRHVRDVLQCSQTGDLWVANSGGVLRWYPEHKQFTRYTSEHGLPGNNIAAIIQDSSGNVYCAPDYGGLYLFEDDGWILIGDKSYETLPIRCLSTDSKGQIRIGAKDGIYKVEDRIISLMTAFPSIETPRSMAVTENGDIWACYSLGLFLFREKMGPKLLGKQPTLLALACHGKKLWVGKTDGLVLIDLETTIGNKEVVVIQDPKWPVGTITALLPMPEGLYLVCDNHFGLLPEPYLETGWEPLCTIKGHCSRITVDAKGVIWIATHTGLLNWSESKGSSYLETQKMPDMINWTDFYSPNSYPSGSYSPVFYSAGGKDLFFGNLILCLALEQGQEGSGLWVATQQGLFQYSPEEYDLANMTYHPVDGIRDIQAMTAGIEKDEIWLSGFTGGVYSYSQSGSVEKMPGISVPVLFLTTGLHNTRWAVGTDGLYFSRDNRWEQVLSDSQLPAGSVLRSVSQTQDDQIWLGTTTGLICFHTDNQKITIPQDHPFTLPVNAISYDTASKVLWAGTEAGLYGLQQKGDGWTINDNFRLTAANSGLASDNIISLVIDESEAAGIHLWIGTSCGLSRFQYQVR; from the coding sequence ATGACAAACAAGAATGATACGGCACTGCCGGTTTTACGCGAGGCTTTTCTGCCTGTGCTGTTACCGGATCTGGGGCCGCAGCACAAACAAGCTGTGCCCCGTTTTTCCGACTGGAAAAGTCTGGTACATCAGCGCCATGTGCGTGATGTTTTGCAATGCTCCCAGACAGGTGATCTGTGGGTGGCTAACAGCGGCGGGGTATTGAGGTGGTATCCTGAACACAAACAGTTCACCAGGTACACCAGCGAACACGGACTGCCGGGAAACAATATTGCTGCCATTATACAGGACAGTTCGGGAAATGTCTATTGCGCACCGGATTACGGCGGACTGTACTTATTTGAAGATGACGGTTGGATATTGATAGGAGATAAATCCTATGAAACCCTGCCCATACGGTGTCTCAGTACAGACAGCAAAGGACAGATTCGCATAGGAGCAAAAGACGGTATATACAAAGTTGAAGATAGAATTATATCTTTGATGACAGCATTCCCATCAATTGAAACGCCCCGATCTATGGCTGTGACAGAAAATGGAGATATCTGGGCTTGTTACAGCCTTGGACTTTTCCTCTTCCGCGAAAAGATGGGGCCAAAGCTGCTTGGTAAACAGCCCACACTGCTGGCATTGGCATGTCATGGTAAAAAGCTCTGGGTGGGAAAAACAGACGGTCTTGTATTGATTGATCTGGAAACCACAATAGGTAATAAGGAGGTAGTCGTCATACAGGATCCTAAATGGCCAGTCGGTACAATAACAGCCCTGCTGCCCATGCCTGAAGGTCTTTATCTGGTATGTGACAATCATTTCGGTTTGCTTCCAGAACCATATCTAGAAACCGGATGGGAACCACTGTGTACCATAAAAGGGCATTGTTCCAGGATAACAGTTGATGCCAAAGGCGTAATATGGATTGCCACCCACACCGGACTTTTGAACTGGTCAGAATCAAAAGGCTCATCCTATCTGGAAACACAGAAAATGCCTGATATGATTAACTGGACTGATTTTTATTCACCGAATTCATATCCATCAGGCTCTTATTCACCGGTTTTTTATTCAGCAGGTGGCAAAGACTTATTCTTTGGCAATCTGATTCTATGTCTGGCACTGGAACAGGGGCAAGAGGGGTCTGGGCTTTGGGTGGCAACTCAGCAGGGGCTTTTCCAATATTCCCCAGAAGAATATGACCTGGCAAATATGACATATCATCCTGTGGACGGCATCAGGGATATTCAGGCTATGACCGCAGGAATAGAAAAAGATGAGATATGGCTGTCCGGATTTACAGGCGGAGTTTACTCATACAGCCAGTCAGGCAGTGTGGAAAAAATGCCGGGAATTTCCGTACCGGTTTTATTCCTGACCACAGGATTGCACAATACCCGATGGGCAGTGGGTACGGACGGGCTTTATTTCAGCAGGGATAACAGATGGGAACAGGTTCTTTCAGACAGTCAGTTACCTGCCGGTTCTGTATTGCGGTCAGTTTCCCAGACTCAGGATGATCAAATATGGCTGGGAACAACAACCGGGCTGATCTGTTTTCATACGGATAATCAGAAAATCACCATACCCCAGGACCATCCTTTTACCCTGCCCGTAAATGCCATTTCTTATGACACAGCCAGCAAAGTGCTGTGGGCCGGAACAGAGGCCGGTCTTTACGGATTGCAGCAGAAGGGCGATGGCTGGACAATTAACGATAATTTCCGTCTTACAGCAGCAAACAGCGGGCTGGCATCCGACAACATCATATCCCTTGTAATTGATGAGTCAGAAGCGGCCGGTATCCATTTATGGATCGGTACTTCCTGCGGATTGAGCCGTTTTCAGTATCAGGTAAGATAA